TGCAGATCTCCCAGTCCAGATGGCCCTTGAACTTCAGGAAACGCATAAAAACCTCAACAACAtgcaaacaacaacaacaaaaaaccctttaaagctgcagagaagagaACAGTTGGGCTTTGCGTGTAATTTGGGAAACAATTCTGGGCTGAGGCTGCCCTGAGAGCTTTGGAATTCACTCCTAGTGGAGCAGGAGGGATGGAAACTCCAAGGCACCTCTGAGGGGAAATCACAGAGTTTACTGAATGCACGTGTACATTTCAGATGTCcaagcctggagcagcagctttaTCTGCTCAGCCAATTCACCTGGCTAGAAAGTCAGGTGGAAGGAGTTTCCAGGGTTTCAGCTGAGCCCGTGGGACTGCCCAGGCAGCACTGTCACACCAAAGTGAGACAGGTATAAAAATACAgcccagggctcccagcagctcctcggcTCAAGACACTAAATCCTGTCCTGATCCTGCTCAGGCTGGATGCAGCCATTTTAAGCAACAGTTTAATTTAAGATCTCTTGGGTAGCTGAGCCCACATCAACGTGCAGGTTGTCACAGCTTTGGTGCCAAAAGGCCACCTCAGGCACAGAGCACAAACCTCTTTTTCCCTGCAGAGGGTACAGAGGGACAATCCATGGCTGCTTGGTGAGTTCTCCCTCCTGGTTGTGGCCGGGATGCTGCCCAGCTGAAGAGGGACCCACGGGGAAGatctgagcagccccagggaagaTCCAGGTGAGAGGAACACCCTCCGTGCCCAGAGCCTGCTTGGCAACACCTAAGGGGTGGGGAAGTTTAGTGGAATTTCGAATTTCCCTCCTTTCACGGCAcccattaattaattaattgctgGCTTCTGCTTAGAAGCGAGAGGGTttgatccctgctgccaggctgagccagGGTGTCGctgcccacagctcctgtgccagggttctgtgtgctgggggagccaggagctgctgctcccctgggaaaAGCCTTCTCATCTCCGGGGATGTGCCTGGGCTaatggggagggggctgggaagggctcaGCCCCTGTGGGGCACGGAGGGGAGGACGTGTCCTCCCTGCTGGTGCTCTgcacagctgcccctgcccctgcacagccctgtgaACTGAGGTGAAAAACCAAAGCATGACAATTCTGATCGATTTGTGAGGCACGGTATGCGTTTTTTATTACAGCGCCGGGCGCACGCGCTAGGATTTCTTTTCAATGGGCGTCAGCGCCCCTGAaaactcttgattttttttattactctaatttatacattcatagaatttcacaataggtccatgcatattcattctgctgatcTCGAGTTGCACTTtcagctagttacacttgtactcagGTTTTGTCAGAAAGTGCAgagagaactcctgggtcactctgcgCTGTTTCAAGCTCAgaggagtctttcttatcttttttttttttctctttagcttggaaattcgcattctttctccttagctggggcagttttgctagtgctgcagttaccagactaagcagcatattttatttatgttagcAAGCTCAAAACGGCGCATTTCACCTAAATCTAAATAGATTTCttaccctgttaaatttttactctgtctCACCTggagccattcccagccccaccGCAGCCCTGGCTTcactgcccagctgtgccacactCACCCACCGTCCGTGAGAGAGGGGGGAAATGTGGggaatggatttgtagagaatcCTCAAAGCCTGGCAGACGGCTCACACAGCTGTATGCAAACTTTgaaataagaaatgctgactcAGGAATGCCCTGGAACAggacagacattgctgagagagaaatggaaccaGAAACGAGGTTCAAAGGGTGGCCTTGCAAATAAGATTGGATACTTTGGAGAGCTAGAACTGTGAGAGATGCATTGTAGGACCCACAaggggtaattttagatgattggcTTTATGGCATTTACAGCTTGGTGTGGctaaagctgataggccaagaaatgCTTACagtgtattgtaattaggaaataattaGCCTCTGATTGTGATGGCGTGAATTGTAACATCTGTATTGCCTCACCCTTCACATgggactgaaaatggaataaaagttttttaaacacccctcagctgccccatgtctgggtcagaaaagggcttAGTCCCACAGGGTGTCCCCTGGTTTTCCCACGGTGCCATGGGGGGCTGCTCCCTTCTGGGGGTGTCACAGCTCCCAGACACCCCCTGAGAGGGGCTTGCAGGGGGCAGGGGATGGACCCTGgatggctgggctgggctgggctgagccaaactgggctgtgctgagctgagctgaactgggatgtgctgggctgagctgggctgtgctgggctgagctgggatgtgctgggatgagctgggctgaactgggatgtgctgggctgtgctgggatgtgctgggatgtgctgggctgtgctgggatgtgctgggatgtgctgggatgtgctgggatgtgctgggatgagctgggctgggctgagctgagctgggctgtgctgggctgagttgggctgagctgggctgaactgggatgtgctgggctgagctgggctgtgctgggatgtgctgggctgtgctgggatgtgctgggctgagctgggctgagctgggatgtgctggaggCTGGGAGGCAGCCGAGGCTCCCCAGCGGGATCGGGGCCGCCGGAGCCCCCCCGGTTCCCACGCCCCCTCTGTGTCTGCACAGGGGCAGTGACAGCCCCGAGAGCCCCCTCGGCCGCCTGGGAGAGGCTCCGGGCCCCAGGCAGGGCgcggggccaggctgggctcgcTCCCCCCGCCCGGGCCGGATGACAGATGCCTGCAGTGGAGGAGAAcgtgctgcagctcccacttcCAGCCTGGATGCCTCCGACCCGGAGCTGCActatgaggaggaggaggaggaggaggaggcgtcAGGATCCTCGGAGCCCTCGGACACCAGCAGCATCTTCTCTGATGACTCTGTCTACCCCTGCTACGAGGTGTCCCCCGAGGCTGGCGGTGCTGGGTTCCTCAGTCTCTACCAGTGCTGTGCCAGGAACGATGCCAAGCTGGtgtgggagaggctggagcGTGGGGTGACCCGGAGCGAGGCCACAGAGCTGGACATCAACGGGAGGGTGAGCGGCTGGGGCGGGTGGGGTGTGCACCCTGCAGAGCAGAACGGGGCTTTTCCAGGAGCAGGCAAATCCTGAGGGCTGGGGGTTGCTAAAGCAGGTGGGGCAGGATGGGTCTCCTGGGATTGATCCAAACCTTGGAGCAGAACCTTGTCTGCTCTCCCATCCTGCACCTGCCTGGTTTGGCTGGGGGGGGACAATTTGGAAGGGCCATGGTGCTCCCAGCGTGGTGGGAACGTGGTGCTGAGCGTCGTTCCCTCTCCAGAACGGGCTGATGGTCGCCTGCTCCAAGGGCTTTGTGGACATCGTGCCGCTGCTGCAGAAGTGTCCCTACATCAACATCAACCAGCAGGACAACGATGGCAACACGGCCCTCATGATGGCTGCCCAGGCAGGTCAGCACTGCGCCCGGCCTCGGCACAGGCAGCGCCCTCAAGAAGGGATGTGACCCCCTGTGcttcccccaaaaaccccaaaacgaGCTGTGGTGAAAGGCGTGCTCCCAAGGGATGTGGCTCacctcagctctgctttgaaaatgaTGGGAAAATGGAGATTCCTGCAGTGGTGCTGCCTCGAGTGGCAGAGCTGCGCTGGAGCTGCCCCTTGTGCCCCGGGAGTCACGGGGCTTTACCTGCCCCAAGGCTCCGAGCTCGGTGTTGCACCCAAACCTCCAGTCTGGCTCCCTCCCCCCGATTTaccaggaggggaaggagaatgGTCCCAAAGCGGGATCACCCTTAATTCCCATTTTATCCTTGCTAGAATTCATgattttctggagttttttttccatttttggaCTCTCTCCTGTGTTCTCCACTAAAGCAGCTGGTTCCTCATCGCTGCTCCCTCCATGCCCAACCCAAAATAAACCCAACCCAAAACAGACCCGAACCCTTTCAATCCTGACCCCTTCGATCTTCCACACCTGCATCCTCACGGGACGTTGTCCTGCCGGCCCCAGCCATGCTCCCTGTTCACGGTGGGAACTCTAACGCAGCTTCTCTCTGGCTCTTAAGGACACATCACCATTGTCAACTACCTCCTCAACTACTACCCCGCCCTCGAGGTGGACCAGCGGGACCCGCGGGGGCTGACGGCGCTGATGAAGGCGGCGGTGCAGGGGCGGCAGGACTGCGTCACcgccctgctcctggcaggtcAGCGGCCCCTGGAGGCTCCCGGGGTTCCTGGGGAGGCTCCCGGGGTTCCTGGGGAGGTCCCGGGATTCCTGGGGAGGCTCCCGAGGTTCCTGGGGAGGCTCCCGGGGTTCCTGGTTCCTGCTGCtcgggctggcactgctgctcagcCTGCGACAACGTGGTGATGATGCCCTGGAGTGACAGAGGCTGGACAAGGGCAAAGGACAAGGAACAGACAAAGGTCAAGGACAAAGAATAAAGTGGGTATTTGTTAAAGGCCTTCAATTTACAGTTTCTGTTATAAATAGAAACAATCTGGGCAGTCAAAAGCCTCCCagaggctacacccaagatggatgaTGGTCAGGAGTTTTTCAGACAGAtgtaagtttggtccatttatatatcaggggttaatcctccaattgccttcaggtaatgaagtcatattGCCCCAGTTTGCACCCCCtcaattcacttttttttatatttttggggCCTGAGGCTGCTGGGTGTCCTTGACTTTAAGGCCTAGAGGAATTGCTTTGTCTGACCAAAACACAGAGACAGTAgctaacactttatatggaGTTTAGAGTTATGCACTAACGCAGCAGAGGatttgaaaaacataaaatctaAATTCCTGAGGCGCCACGGTgctctctgctgtccccaggagctgaCCTGCAGGCAGTGGATGCCGTGAAGGGGAAGACAGCCAGGGAATGGGCGACTTTCACCGGCCGCTTCGAGACCACCGTGCGCATCCGGAGCCTCCTGCGGCGCCCGCGCGCCGAGCAGTTTGCAGCCCAGTACCAGCCCGAGTGGCCGGCCCTGGCCGGGCTGGTGGCCAAAGCCCTGAGCCCCAAATCCAGGAGCAAGAGGCTCTCGGAGAAGATCCGATCCTTTTTCACCTTCAACATCCCCCGCGACGCCGAGGAGGAGGGCGTGATGGACCACATGGTGAGGATGACCACGTCCCTCGCCAGCCCTTTCGTGGCCACCGCTTGCCAAACCGTCTGCCCCGACAGCCCGCCCGAGGTGGGCAAGCGCAGGCTGTCGGTGCCGGAGATCCTCGGGCAGCACGTGCCGCGCCCCGAGGAGGAATCGGAGCCGAACTCGCGGCCCAGCACGGGGGGATCCTCCTGCAACGGCCGGGCCGTGGCCGAGCCCCCCGAGCTGCGGCCGCcggcgccgcggccccgccgcctgcTGAGCTTCCTGCCGCTGTGGCTGCGGCGCGGGAACAGCGTCTTCCCGGGGGAGCCCGTCCCCAAAATCAAAGTGAGCAAAGCCTCCGGCTCGTCCGCCGGCGAGAGGAAGCCCCGTGTGAAGGACAAGCACCTGCTGCAGCCGCCGCAGTGGAGGTACAAGGTGctgaaggaggagaggaaagcgGCCGAGGAGGCCAAGACgggggagaagaagaagaaaaagaaaaagaaaggctaAGGCGGGAGGGGTCGGGGTGGGGACAAGGTTCTTGCTGTCCCCTTGGATCTGCTGACTTCTCTGGCACAGGGGTGGTTTTGTTCCCGGTGGATGGGAATGAAATATCCCCGAGGGTTCACGGGCCCCTGCCTGGCCTCTCGTCCTCTCCACCCCAAGGGTGGCCACCAAGCATGGGACATGTCGTGCTGGGCACCGATGTCCTGAGACCCTGGACGCAGCTCCAGGAATGCCAGGGAGCAGGACTGTGGCACAAGTCCTTcctatttttcctgttttgttttgttttttttttcccttttatttttttctctttttttgcctctttgaTTTTCCCAAGCTCTCGATTCCAGGGCGTGTGTTGGAATGTGTCTGagcaaattaaaatggaagTGGTTGCCATGTTAACAGGATTTATTCCATGACTAAAGCTCAGGGTcgctgtggggctggcaggagtgCTCCCCTTTTGCTGCCAGTGTCCCCTGGCCAccctgtcacctcctcaggGACATCCCCCACTCCTGTGTGTTCCTGTGTGGTGGATTGGACACACCAAGGCTTAGCACAGCTCCATGCTGTGGAAggagcaccagctgcaggcacaggctggAAACGAAGCTTGGGATGCTCGtgggctccatcccagctgcctccagAGCTCCAAcattgctgagcagcagcagcagggtgctgGTGCTCCCATATTTTGACATTCCCTTAaacccagctccatcccagagcGCAGGAACGtgaggctgggctgctcctgcagcgtGGGCAGAGTTTGACTCCAGGAGGGCAGCAGGCAGTGTCACAGTGCTCAGAGCAAAAGTCACCCAGGTCATAATTAATTCGTGGCCAGGTGTGGAGCCCCCTCCCTGCACCACCCCCCTTTTTGGGGGGACAGGAGTCCACACTCCCCCTttgaggctgcagctctgccctttgTGGGGCACCGGGAGGTTCGGGCTGCGCCGCAGGCAGGGAAGGATTCCCGTGGGGAAGGAGCCGCAGCCTCCCCGTCTgttcccctccatcccttggcTCGCTCGGGCTCCCCGGCACGTGGCTGCCCTCCTTCGCCAGCTCCCTGCCGCTCGCAGCTGAGCCGGGGGCGGGCGGCACATGGAGCAGCCGTGGCATCAGCcgtgccagcctggctcctgccacgcagggggaagggagagacGGGCTCCCGCCGGCCCCTCAGCCCCTTGCCATCGTGGGGATGGCTCAGTGAGACCCCAAGGGACGGCTGGGTGCACCTGGGGAGGGTCCGGCTGTGGTCCAGAGaagccccttcccttcccttcccttcccttcccttcccttcccttcccttcccttcccttcccttcccttcccttcccttcccttcccttcccttcccttcccttcccttcccttcccttcccttcccttcccttcccttcccttcccttcccttcccttcccttcccttcccttcccttcccttcccttcccttcccttcccttcccttcccttcccttcccttcccttcccttcccttccccaggatGAAATCACAGCCATGAGCGCCGGGATGATGAAGGAAAGTCTCCCTTTGGCCTCAGGGGGTGAGGGGCGGTTGGACCGGGGCTGGCACGGGCCTGCGGGTGGTGCCCAGCCCCGCCGATTCACGCTGTGTGCCCCGGACAGGGGCAGGAAGGGGGGCAGGAGCCTGCGGTGGGTTTGCTTTGCCCATCCCGTGCCTCTGCAGCCAGCCCCGCTCTGGAGGAATTCACTTTCCCGCAGCGACAGCGCCAGAGCTGCGGCCGAGCCCAGggctcccacccatccctgcccctccagACACCCAGGATTGGGATTTAGGAACTTTTAGGAGTTTTAAAGCAGCGTTTATCCCCTCAGCGATGACTCTGATTTAGAGAAGGAAGGTCTGGAAGgtggcagccagcagctggagagctgccTGCCCGCAGCCGTACGAGCAGGATGCCCCGTGTCTGCTCCCGTGGAAGGGGCTGCGGGAACCATCCAGGAACAACCCCGGGAGGGGCCAATCCGGCCGGATCGCTGAGACCCGCCCGCCGGAGCAAAGATGCTCACGGAGATAAGGCGTCTGCAGGCATCGGCTTCCTGCGGGCAGCTCCTATCGGATGGAAACTGCCCGTTTCCCCCGCGCCGCTCCGGCAGAGCCGCGGGTCCCGCACGGGCAAAGCCACCGCCGCAGCTCCTTCATGTTTTATCCtggttttgtgcttttgtttgtttaaactTCCGAGATCCCGGCTGATAGGGCTGGCGAGACTCAAAGCTCCGCCGCCGCGGTGCCCCCGGCTCCGGGAGGCTCCGGGCGGGCTCGGGATGAAAGCGGGGCTGGTGGTGCGATGGCAGCGGGGAGGTAAATCAGGTCCTGCCACCTCTGGGGAAAGAGGCTGCGATGCTGGACAGGGTCACCGTGCCAGGCAAACAGCTGGCAGATGCTGGAGCTCTAGATACTGAGGATTTTGGACTCTGCGTGCTAACTGACTCCCAGGAGAGCACTGCATTGGAagaggcttccaaaattgattgatAGCACTGAGATTACGGGCGTGTAGTTGattagaagtgtgtgatatcactTTCGTGCCAAAAAAACCGGCAGGCAgaaaggcagggatggggcttggGACGGCGCTGGGGGGAGAAGCGGGGGGGGGCTGACATTGGGGTGGCCCAAAGAGCAGCCCCGAAAGTGGCAAAACGGGAAGTGGCGCTTCCGCTGCCCGGGGTCCCGTGGGGAGCGGGAAGtgcccggccccggccgtgGGAACGGCCCTGCCGGCGGTGTTCCAGTGCCTGCCACCACGGCGtgctctggggacagcggggacgtGCCAGCGCAAGGCTCGGAGCGCAGCCCCGTGGCCACCGTGCCCTGCTCCGTgcccaccgtgccctgccccgtgcccaccgtgccctgccccgTGGCCACCGTGCCCTGCCCACCGTGCCCTGCTCCATgcccaccgtgccctgccccgtgcccaccgTGCCCTGCTCCATgcccaccgtgccctgccccatgcccaccgtgccctgccccgtgcccaccgTGCCCTGCTCCATgcccaccgtgccctgccccatgcccaccgtgccctgccccgTGGCCactgtgccctgctctgtgcccaccgtgccctgctctgtggccaccgtgccctgccccgtgcccaccgTGCCCTGCTCCATgcccaccgtgccctgccccaTGCCCACCGTGCCCTGCTCCATGCCCACCGTGCCCTGCTCCGTGGCCACCGTGCCCTGCTCCGTGCCCACCGTGCCCCGCTCCGTGCCCACCGTGCCCTGCTCCGTGCCCACCGTGCCCCGCTCCGTgcccaccgtgccctgccccgtgcccaccatgccctgccccgtgcccaccgTGCCCTGCTCCATGCCCACCGTGCCCTGCTCCGTGCTCACCGTGCCCTGCTCTGTGgccaccgtgccctgccccgtgcccaccgtgccctgccccgtgcccaccgtgccctgctctgtggccaccgtgccctgccccgtgcccaccgTGCCCTGCTCCGTgcccaccgtgccctgccccgtgcccaccgTGCCCTGCTCCATgcccaccgtgccctgccccgTGGCCACTGTgccctgccccgtgcccaccgtgccctgctctgtggccaccgtgccctgccccgtgcccaccgtgccctgccccaTGCCCACCGCGCCCTGCCCCGTGGCCactgtgccctgctctgtgcccaccgtgccctgctctgtggccaccgtgccctgccccgTGGCCactgtgccctgctctgtgcccaccgtgccctgctctgtggccaccgtgccctgccccgTGGCCACTGTGCCCTgcccaccgtgccctgccccgtgcccaccgtgccctgccccgtgcccaccgtgccctgccccgtggccaccgtgccctgccccaTGCCCACCGTGCCCTGCTCCGTgcccaccgtgccctgccccaTGCCCACCGTGCCCTGCTCCGTgcccaccgtgccctgccccaTGCCCACCATGCCCTGCCCCATgcccaccgtgccctgccccgtgcccaccgTGCCCTGCTCCGTgcccaccgtgccctgccccgtgcccaccATGCCCTGCCCCATGCCCACCGTGCCCTGCTCCATGCCCACCGTGCCCTGCTCCGTGCCCACCGTGCCCTGCTCTTTgcccaccgtgccctgccccatgcccaccgtgccctgctctgtgcccaccgtgccctgccccgTTCCCACCGTGCCCTGCTCCATgcccaccgtgccctgccccatgcccaccgtgccctgccccgtgcccaccgtgccctgctctgtgcccaccgtgccctgctctgtgcccaccgTGCCCTGCTCCATgcccaccgtgccctgccccgtgcccaccgTGCCCTGCTCCATGCCCACCGTGCCCTGCTCCGTGCCCACTGTGCCCTGCCCACcgtgccctgctctgtgcccaccgTGCCCTGCTCCATGCCCACCGTGCCCTGCTCCGTGACCACCGTGCCCTGCTCCGTgcccaccgtgccctgcccacc
This is a stretch of genomic DNA from Vidua macroura isolate BioBank_ID:100142 unplaced genomic scaffold, ASM2450914v1 whyUn_scaffold_107, whole genome shotgun sequence. It encodes these proteins:
- the ANKRD33 gene encoding photoreceptor ankyrin repeat protein, with amino-acid sequence MTDACSGGERAAAPTSSLDASDPELHYEEEEEEEEASGSSEPSDTSSIFSDDSVYPCYEVSPEAGGAGFLSLYQCCARNDAKLVWERLERGVTRSEATELDINGRNGLMVACSKGFVDIVPLLQKCPYININQQDNDGNTALMMAAQAGHITIVNYLLNYYPALEVDQRDPRGLTALMKAAVQGRQDCVTALLLAGADLQAVDAVKGKTAREWATFTGRFETTVRIRSLLRRPRAEQFAAQYQPEWPALAGLVAKALSPKSRSKRLSEKIRSFFTFNIPRDAEEEGVMDHMVRMTTSLASPFVATACQTVCPDSPPEVGKRRLSVPEILGQHVPRPEEESEPNSRPSTGGSSCNGRAVAEPPELRPPAPRPRRLLSFLPLWLRRGNSVFPGEPVPKIKVSKASGSSAGERKPRVKDKHLLQPPQWRYKVLKEERKAAEEAKTGEKKKKKKKKG